The Anaerolineae bacterium genome window below encodes:
- a CDS encoding ubiquinone/menaquinone biosynthesis methyltransferase, protein MFASIAGRYDLMNRLMTAGRDRAWRAAAVAWLDPRPGQVVLDLGTGTGDFLPLLAGHGCRSVGADFSLPMMQAGRAKLARASAPVSLVAGDATRLPFADATFDGLVNGFLLRNVADLDAALAEMLRVLKPGGRVVCLEITWPRLPLFREGFGLYFGRLVPLVGRLISRDAAAYSYLPSSVAAFLSAPELAGRMRAAGFQEVAWRRLALGAVALHRGQR, encoded by the coding sequence ATGTTCGCCAGCATCGCCGGCCGCTACGATCTTATGAACCGCCTGATGACCGCGGGCAGGGACCGGGCCTGGCGGGCGGCCGCCGTGGCTTGGCTGGACCCGCGGCCGGGCCAAGTGGTGCTGGATCTGGGTACTGGTACGGGAGACTTCCTGCCCCTGCTCGCCGGTCATGGCTGCCGGAGCGTAGGGGCAGACTTCTCTCTCCCCATGATGCAGGCTGGTCGAGCCAAACTGGCCCGGGCCTCGGCGCCGGTGTCCCTGGTAGCCGGGGATGCCACCAGGCTTCCCTTCGCCGACGCCACCTTCGACGGGCTGGTCAACGGCTTCTTGTTACGCAATGTGGCCGACCTGGACGCAGCCTTGGCCGAGATGCTCCGCGTCCTCAAGCCGGGCGGGCGGGTCGTCTGCCTGGAGATCACCTGGCCTCGATTGCCCCTCTTTCGGGAGGGTTTCGGGCTTTACTTCGGGCGGCTTGTGCCTCTGGTGGGGCGGCTCATCAGTAGGGACGCAGCAGCCTACTCCTACCTGCCTAGCTCGGTGGCTGCTTTCCTCTCCGCACCCGAACTGGCAGGCAGGATGCGGGCGGCGGGGTTCCAGGAAGTGGCCTGGCGCCGCCTGGCCCTGGGGGCGGTAGCGCTGCATCGCGGGCAGCGCTGA
- a CDS encoding ABC transporter permease has protein sequence MLVHASILPTPLRVVAALWREAPRGLGAHFLASAGRVAASIVIAVALAAPAGLVLGQSRRLNRLLSPVVYVLHPIPKIVFLPLILLFLGIGDGSKVFIISLILFFQVLVVVRDEAANLRPELLYSVRSLGAGRLALLRFVYLPAGLPAVLTALRLSVGTAVAVLFFAESFATSAGLGYYIFVETWTRLAYAEMYAGVVAMSVLGLGLYLGIDRLERRLCPYLFLE, from the coding sequence ATGCTGGTGCATGCCTCCATCCTGCCTACCCCTCTCAGGGTGGTAGCAGCGCTTTGGCGCGAGGCGCCCCGCGGTCTGGGGGCGCATTTCCTGGCCAGCGCCGGACGGGTGGCGGCCAGCATCGTCATCGCCGTGGCGCTGGCCGCGCCCGCGGGGCTGGTGCTGGGGCAGAGCCGCCGGCTGAATCGTCTGCTGTCGCCGGTGGTGTACGTGCTGCACCCCATTCCCAAGATCGTGTTCCTGCCCCTGATCTTGCTGTTCCTGGGCATCGGGGACGGCTCTAAGGTGTTCATCATCTCCCTCATCCTGTTCTTCCAGGTGCTGGTGGTGGTTCGGGACGAGGCGGCCAACCTTCGTCCCGAACTGCTCTACTCGGTGCGGTCCCTGGGGGCGGGCCGGCTGGCGCTGTTACGGTTCGTGTATCTGCCGGCGGGGCTGCCTGCGGTGCTGACGGCGCTCCGTTTGAGCGTAGGCACGGCGGTGGCGGTGCTGTTCTTCGCCGAGTCTTTCGCCACCAGCGCCGGCCTGGGCTACTACATCTTCGTGGAAACCTGGACGCGGCTGGCCTATGCCGAGATGTACGCCGGGGTAGTGGCCATGAGCGTGCTGGGCCTGGGGCTCTACCTGGGGATAGACCGGCTGGAGCGGCGGCTGTGCCCGTATCTGTTCCTGGAGTGA